A part of Curtobacterium sp. MCLR17_036 genomic DNA contains:
- a CDS encoding glycosyltransferase yields the protein MTAAIPSTPLPSVLHEDYAAIAAGTHAEGPRGTVRFAVSTADPAEGKGDLFVALGLARALRAEGWGVAMWPLERWGDEVPADTAAVVVMIESFVPGYVPAGTALVAWVRNWTEKWAALPYLDEFDAVWTSSTIARDAIAPHVATTVEVVPIGVDLDLFTTDRPHAHAEPADVDPVAAADAARTDRAVTTVNFWGVRRLVQDVLAEVAPAEPIIWYAANVDHVEPSPGVELRPMVSYFSLPEVYRAAGFVVDDVIAPAAAYGTLNSRLYESLACGALPVTDCALGLDELGLAEVPVFDDAASLERALAMPREERTALVERLRAVVVERHSFRSRAEQVGPSLDAAVAAASGRSGERSAFLRWATEQRELLRRTEHDRDVHLAGVHDINERLIVSEQKVGAHDTARQVAEAERDQIAARFHGLTRSPEYRVLHGLGLMARRARR from the coding sequence GTGACTGCCGCCATCCCGAGCACCCCCCTGCCCTCCGTCCTGCACGAGGACTACGCCGCCATCGCGGCCGGCACGCACGCCGAGGGCCCCCGCGGCACCGTCCGCTTCGCCGTGTCGACCGCCGACCCCGCCGAGGGCAAGGGCGACCTGTTCGTGGCACTCGGCCTGGCCCGAGCCCTGCGCGCCGAGGGCTGGGGCGTCGCGATGTGGCCGCTCGAGCGCTGGGGCGACGAGGTCCCCGCCGACACCGCGGCCGTCGTCGTGATGATCGAGTCGTTCGTGCCCGGGTACGTGCCGGCCGGCACCGCCCTGGTGGCCTGGGTGCGCAACTGGACCGAGAAGTGGGCGGCGCTGCCCTACCTCGACGAGTTCGACGCCGTGTGGACGTCGTCCACGATCGCCCGCGACGCGATCGCCCCGCACGTCGCCACGACGGTGGAGGTCGTGCCGATCGGCGTCGACCTCGACCTGTTCACCACCGACCGGCCGCACGCCCACGCCGAGCCGGCCGACGTCGACCCCGTCGCCGCGGCCGACGCCGCCCGGACCGACCGCGCGGTCACCACGGTGAACTTCTGGGGAGTCCGCCGTCTGGTGCAGGACGTCCTCGCCGAGGTCGCCCCGGCCGAGCCGATCATCTGGTACGCCGCCAACGTCGACCACGTCGAGCCCTCGCCGGGTGTCGAGCTCCGCCCGATGGTCTCGTACTTCTCGCTGCCCGAGGTGTACCGCGCCGCCGGGTTCGTCGTCGACGACGTCATCGCCCCGGCCGCCGCCTACGGCACGCTCAACTCGCGGCTGTACGAGTCGCTGGCCTGCGGCGCGCTGCCCGTCACCGACTGCGCGCTCGGCCTCGACGAGCTCGGACTCGCCGAGGTGCCGGTCTTCGACGACGCCGCGTCGCTCGAGCGTGCACTCGCGATGCCGCGCGAGGAGCGCACCGCCCTGGTGGAACGGCTCCGGGCCGTCGTCGTCGAGCGGCACTCGTTCCGCAGCCGTGCCGAGCAGGTCGGCCCGTCGCTCGACGCCGCCGTCGCCGCCGCCTCGGGCCGGAGCGGCGAGCGGAGCGCCTTCCTGCGCTGGGCGACCGAGCAGCGCGAGCTCCTGCGTCGGACCGAGCACGACCGCGACGTCCACCTGGCCGGCGTGCACGACATCAACGAGCGGCTCATCGTCTCGGAGCAGAAGGTCGGCGCCCACGACACGGCGCGGCAGGTCGCCGAGGCGGAGCGCGACCAGATCGCGGCACGGTTCCACGGCCTGACCCGGTCGCCGGAGTACCGCGTCCTGCACGGCCTCGGTCTCATGGCGCGGCGCGCGCGCCGCTGA
- a CDS encoding ABC transporter permease has product MTALAEEPLVVIGAPTSAFRGTWRELRDVFRQREMLGMLVRRDLKARYKDSALGFVWTLVRPLTQLLIYYFVIGQVLGAANGIDNFAIYVFTGLTAYTLFSEIVAGSTGSIVGNSGLIKKVYVPREVFPLASVGAALVNFTIQFAILLAATVVIGVFPWHEGLLYLIPSLAVILVYGAAIGLVLSALNVYLRDVQFVIDVGLMVLLWASPIVYAYARVVATVKTDWLLAVYTNNPLTLSVLGMQNAIWLHDPADVTYPDHLMLRLGVAFVIGVLCLLGAQRIFSRLQGNFAQEL; this is encoded by the coding sequence ATGACCGCGCTCGCGGAGGAACCCCTCGTCGTGATCGGCGCTCCGACGAGCGCCTTCCGCGGGACCTGGCGCGAACTGCGCGACGTCTTCCGGCAGCGGGAGATGCTCGGCATGCTCGTCCGCCGCGACCTCAAGGCGCGGTACAAGGACTCGGCCCTCGGCTTCGTGTGGACGCTCGTGCGTCCGCTGACGCAGCTCCTCATCTACTACTTCGTCATCGGGCAGGTGCTCGGCGCCGCCAACGGCATCGACAACTTCGCGATCTACGTCTTCACGGGCCTGACCGCCTACACGCTGTTCAGCGAGATCGTCGCCGGGTCCACGGGCTCGATCGTCGGCAACAGCGGCCTCATCAAGAAGGTCTACGTCCCACGTGAGGTCTTCCCGCTGGCGAGCGTCGGCGCGGCCCTGGTGAACTTCACGATCCAGTTCGCGATCCTGCTGGCCGCCACGGTGGTGATCGGGGTGTTCCCCTGGCACGAGGGTCTGCTCTACCTGATCCCCTCGCTCGCCGTGATCCTGGTCTACGGCGCGGCCATCGGCCTGGTGCTGTCGGCGCTCAACGTGTACCTGCGCGACGTGCAGTTCGTCATCGACGTCGGCCTCATGGTGCTGCTCTGGGCGTCGCCGATCGTCTACGCGTACGCACGGGTCGTCGCCACGGTGAAGACCGACTGGCTGCTCGCCGTCTACACGAACAACCCGCTGACCCTGTCGGTGCTCGGGATGCAGAACGCGATCTGGCTGCACGACCCGGCGGACGTCACGTACCCGGACCACCTGATGCTGCGCCTCGGCGTCGCGTTCGTCATCGGTGTCCTGTGCCTCCTCGGCGCGCAGCGGATCTTCTCCCGCCTGCAGGGCAACTTCGCGCAGGAGCTGTAG
- a CDS encoding ABC transporter ATP-binding protein: MAISTPVAPVGTGDTTERPDVIVIDHVRKRFTVRKDNTLRERIVTLGRAGRKHRQDFWALDDVSVSIQAGSTVGLIGQNGSGKSTLLKAIGGIIQPTSGTVSRRGRLAALLELGAGFHPDLSGRENVYLNASLLGLSRSQTDEKFDDILAFSGIGDFIDTQVKFYSSGMYVRLAFAVAVHTDPDVLLVDEVLAVGDEAFQRKCLDRIRTFQEAGKTIIIVTHSLSQVQEMCDRVVLLNKGKVLHDGDPVAAVSMFREVLEERRQGELSTDVAVGRGRVLGAGVQVEGKGPKADVLPGDDLVVDMEFEHLDGIDDWEAAVQINNAGGQVVYGTTTGIMGMTLQPLHGRRKLRLRIADTAFGTGKYFVNVSMMDSAGRHLHDMPECDSFEVPSFGDAVGTVYARPSIEELD; the protein is encoded by the coding sequence ATGGCCATCAGCACCCCCGTCGCCCCGGTCGGGACCGGTGACACCACCGAGCGCCCCGACGTCATCGTCATCGACCACGTGCGCAAGCGCTTCACCGTGCGCAAGGACAACACCCTGCGCGAGCGCATCGTCACGCTCGGCCGCGCCGGCCGCAAGCACCGCCAGGACTTCTGGGCGCTCGACGACGTCTCCGTGTCGATCCAGGCCGGTTCGACCGTCGGGCTCATCGGCCAGAACGGCTCCGGCAAGTCGACGCTGCTCAAGGCGATCGGCGGCATCATCCAGCCGACCTCGGGCACGGTGTCCCGCCGTGGTCGCCTCGCCGCGCTGCTCGAGCTCGGCGCCGGCTTCCACCCCGACCTGTCCGGCCGCGAGAACGTCTACCTGAACGCGAGCCTGCTCGGGCTGAGCCGCAGCCAGACCGACGAGAAGTTCGACGACATCCTGGCGTTCTCGGGCATCGGCGACTTCATCGACACCCAGGTGAAGTTCTACTCGTCGGGCATGTACGTGCGGCTCGCGTTCGCCGTCGCCGTGCACACCGACCCCGACGTGCTGCTCGTCGACGAGGTCCTGGCCGTCGGCGACGAGGCCTTCCAGCGCAAGTGCCTCGACCGCATCCGCACCTTCCAGGAGGCCGGCAAGACGATCATCATCGTCACGCACTCCCTGAGCCAGGTCCAGGAGATGTGCGACCGCGTCGTCCTGCTCAACAAGGGCAAGGTGCTGCACGACGGCGACCCGGTGGCCGCGGTGAGCATGTTCCGCGAGGTCCTCGAGGAACGCCGCCAGGGCGAGCTGAGCACGGACGTCGCCGTCGGGCGCGGCCGGGTCCTCGGCGCGGGCGTGCAGGTCGAGGGCAAGGGGCCGAAGGCCGACGTCCTGCCGGGTGACGACCTGGTCGTCGACATGGAGTTCGAGCACCTGGACGGCATCGACGACTGGGAGGCCGCGGTGCAGATCAACAACGCCGGCGGCCAGGTCGTCTACGGCACGACGACGGGCATCATGGGCATGACGCTGCAGCCGCTGCACGGTCGCCGGAAGCTCCGCCTGCGGATCGCCGACACCGCCTTCGGCACCGGCAAGTACTTCGTCAACGTCTCGATGATGGACTCCGCCGGCCGCCACCTGCACGACATGCCGGAGTGCGACTCGTTCGAGGTCCCCTCGTTCGGCGACGCCGTCGGCACCGTCTACGCGCGGCCCTCGATCGAGGAGCTCGACTGA
- a CDS encoding glycosyltransferase family 2 protein — MRLVRGPLVRRRRRHRLRAALDRGARLSPTDGTNRLAVVVVNWERADLTTTAVRAVLAEGAADEVVVVDNGSSDDSLAVLRRELPDATVVALDHNGGFATGANAGIRHTDAETVVLLNNDAVPAAGFVAALRDHLAQAGPEVGAVTGRIVLAGRWTGLPAGATPEPDQRVLRDHTGRAWTPSPDGDVRLNSTGVLVDRDGNGMDRDWFAPADRVADVDVFGFSGGASALRRSALDDVGLLDESLFMYYEDTELAWRLRRRGWRVEHAADAVVEHDHSASSGVQSDLFVFRNARNRLVVALWHAPWPTVLRAAARTLVRGVRGLVVGRSGRSGRSGRSGHSGRSGREARLVLAALVDVAGALPSHLARRLRETRRASVPRRRIDTGA; from the coding sequence GTGCGACTCGTTCGAGGTCCCCTCGTTCGGCGACGCCGTCGGCACCGTCTACGCGCGGCCCTCGATCGAGGAGCTCGACTGAGCCCGACCGACGGCACGAACCGCCTCGCGGTCGTCGTCGTCAACTGGGAGCGCGCCGACCTGACCACGACGGCCGTCCGGGCCGTGCTCGCCGAGGGCGCTGCCGACGAGGTCGTCGTCGTCGACAACGGGTCGTCCGACGACTCCCTCGCGGTGCTCCGGCGCGAGCTGCCGGACGCCACGGTCGTCGCGCTGGACCACAACGGCGGGTTCGCCACCGGTGCGAACGCGGGCATCCGGCACACCGACGCCGAGACCGTCGTCCTGCTCAACAACGACGCGGTCCCCGCCGCGGGCTTCGTCGCGGCGCTCCGCGACCACCTGGCGCAGGCGGGGCCCGAGGTCGGGGCGGTGACGGGCCGCATCGTGCTCGCCGGACGCTGGACGGGCCTCCCGGCCGGAGCCACGCCCGAACCCGACCAGCGGGTGCTGCGGGACCACACCGGGCGCGCGTGGACGCCGTCGCCGGACGGCGACGTGCGGCTCAACTCGACCGGCGTCCTGGTCGACCGCGACGGCAACGGCATGGACCGCGACTGGTTCGCGCCGGCCGACCGTGTCGCGGACGTCGACGTCTTCGGGTTCTCCGGCGGCGCGTCCGCGCTCCGACGGAGCGCGCTCGACGACGTCGGCCTGCTCGACGAGTCCCTGTTCATGTACTACGAGGACACCGAGCTCGCCTGGCGGCTCCGCCGCCGCGGCTGGCGGGTCGAGCACGCGGCCGACGCCGTCGTGGAGCACGACCACTCGGCGTCCTCCGGGGTGCAGAGCGACCTGTTCGTCTTCCGCAACGCCCGCAACCGGCTGGTCGTCGCGCTCTGGCACGCGCCGTGGCCGACGGTGCTGCGGGCGGCCGCCCGCACCCTGGTGCGCGGGGTCCGCGGGCTGGTGGTCGGTCGTTCCGGTCGTTCCGGTCGTTCCGGTCGTTCCGGACATTCCGGACGTTCCGGACGGGAGGCCCGGCTCGTCCTGGCAGCGCTCGTCGACGTCGCCGGGGCGCTCCCGTCGCACCTGGCGCGGCGGCTCCGCGAGACGCGTCGCGCCTCGGTCCCGCGCCGCCGGATCGACACGGGCGCATGA
- a CDS encoding glycosyltransferase family 1 protein, with the protein MPQLTVLVDGTAVPENLGGVGRYVEGVVSHLTDPSLDVHLVVRPVHAAHFSAIAPGVTVHTAPRWTDSVPLRFLWEQTGLPALGRRLGARVLHSPHYTFPFGWRGGSVVTLHDATFFSNPEWHSRLKRTFFTWWSRRSLRTRPVVVVPSAATATEAARVVPGIRADVRVAPLGVDRAVFHEPSTAEVEDARIAATLPEGAAWIAFLGTIEPRKNVTALLDAYASVRRERPDTPWLVLSGARGWDTAAVERLDTLQDADHVIEAGYLPLEDLAGYLGGAEFVVYPSLGEGFGLPVVEAMASGACVLTTRRLSLPEVGGDAAVYSEPSAPALAAAMTELLDDPSLVASHRAAALARAASFTWEATAAVHVAAYTDVAGAGVRDGAPR; encoded by the coding sequence GTGCCGCAGCTCACCGTCCTCGTCGACGGAACAGCGGTACCGGAGAACCTCGGCGGCGTCGGCCGCTACGTCGAGGGGGTCGTGTCGCACCTGACCGACCCGTCACTCGACGTCCACCTGGTCGTCCGACCGGTGCACGCCGCGCACTTCAGCGCGATCGCCCCCGGCGTCACCGTGCACACCGCCCCGCGGTGGACCGACTCCGTGCCGCTCCGGTTCCTGTGGGAGCAGACCGGCCTGCCGGCGCTCGGCCGTCGGCTCGGTGCGCGGGTGCTGCACTCGCCGCACTACACGTTCCCCTTCGGCTGGCGCGGCGGCTCGGTCGTCACCCTGCACGACGCCACCTTCTTCTCGAACCCCGAGTGGCACTCCCGCCTGAAGCGCACGTTCTTCACGTGGTGGAGCCGCCGGTCCCTGCGCACCCGCCCGGTCGTCGTCGTGCCGAGCGCCGCCACCGCGACCGAGGCCGCCCGGGTCGTCCCCGGCATCCGCGCCGACGTCCGGGTCGCCCCGCTCGGGGTCGACCGCGCCGTGTTCCACGAACCGTCCACCGCCGAGGTCGAGGACGCACGGATCGCCGCGACCCTGCCCGAGGGGGCGGCCTGGATCGCGTTCCTCGGCACGATCGAGCCGCGGAAGAACGTCACCGCGCTGCTCGACGCCTACGCGTCCGTGCGGCGGGAACGGCCCGACACCCCGTGGTTGGTGCTCTCCGGCGCCCGCGGCTGGGACACCGCAGCCGTCGAGCGGCTCGACACCCTGCAGGACGCCGACCACGTCATCGAGGCCGGCTACCTGCCCCTCGAGGACCTCGCCGGCTACCTCGGCGGCGCCGAGTTCGTCGTCTACCCGTCCCTCGGCGAGGGCTTCGGCCTGCCCGTGGTCGAGGCGATGGCCTCCGGCGCGTGCGTCCTCACCACCCGCCGACTGTCCCTGCCCGAGGTCGGCGGCGACGCGGCGGTGTACTCCGAGCCCTCCGCTCCCGCGCTGGCCGCCGCGATGACGGAGCTGCTCGACGACCCGTCGCTCGTCGCGTCGCACCGCGCGGCCGCGCTGGCCCGGGCCGCCTCGTTCACGTGGGAGGCCACCGCCGCCGTGCACGTCGCCGCCTACACCGACGTCGCCGGGGCCGGGGTCCGGGACGGGGCCCCGCGGTGA